Proteins found in one Candidatus Eremiobacteraceae bacterium genomic segment:
- the rfbG gene encoding CDP-glucose 4,6-dehydratase: protein MAFDAVWWRGKRVLITGHTGFKGAWCCLWLHRLGAQLRGYALEPDTTPDLFGAADVASTTKSVIADIRDRERLRGEVARFDPQIIIHMAAQPLVRVSYDRPLETYAVNVVGTANVLEAVRAAPSARAIVVVTSDKCYDLHGAERAHAEEDALGGADPYSASKAGAELVTAGMRVLSRRARESTIACGIATARAGNTIGGGDWARDRLMPDLIASFIKGEPALIRNPAAVRPWQHILDPLYGYLLLARRLWEQPEAFSQPWNLGPPDSNAQSVASVADAAAARFGNGARWRVDEAGHPPEAGVLRLDSSKAKARLGWSARLDLGSAIDWSVGWYRSFALGDSARALVEADIARYEALVAA from the coding sequence ATGGCGTTCGATGCGGTATGGTGGCGCGGCAAGCGCGTGCTGATCACGGGCCACACCGGCTTCAAAGGAGCCTGGTGCTGCTTGTGGCTGCACCGTCTCGGCGCACAGCTGCGCGGCTATGCGCTGGAGCCCGACACGACGCCGGACCTGTTCGGCGCCGCCGACGTGGCGTCGACCACAAAGAGCGTCATCGCCGACATCCGCGATCGCGAACGGCTGCGCGGCGAAGTCGCGCGTTTCGATCCGCAGATCATCATACACATGGCGGCGCAACCGCTGGTGCGCGTGTCGTACGATCGGCCGTTAGAGACGTATGCGGTCAACGTCGTGGGCACGGCTAACGTGCTCGAAGCGGTTCGCGCGGCGCCGTCGGCGCGGGCGATCGTCGTCGTGACGAGCGACAAGTGCTACGACCTGCACGGCGCCGAGCGCGCGCACGCAGAAGAAGATGCCCTCGGCGGCGCCGACCCGTATTCCGCGAGCAAGGCCGGCGCCGAGCTGGTGACGGCAGGCATGCGGGTTTTGTCGAGGCGCGCTCGCGAAAGCACCATCGCGTGCGGCATCGCGACGGCTCGCGCCGGCAACACCATCGGCGGGGGCGACTGGGCGCGGGACCGGCTGATGCCGGATCTTATCGCTTCCTTTATCAAGGGCGAGCCGGCGCTCATCCGCAACCCGGCGGCCGTGCGGCCGTGGCAGCACATCTTGGATCCGCTCTATGGCTACTTGCTGCTGGCCCGCCGCTTGTGGGAACAGCCCGAGGCTTTCTCCCAGCCCTGGAATCTTGGGCCGCCGGATTCCAACGCGCAGTCGGTGGCCAGCGTAGCCGACGCGGCTGCTGCGCGCTTTGGGAACGGCGCTCGCTGGCGCGTGGACGAGGCCGGCCATCCGCCGGAGGCCGGCGTGCTGCGCCTCGATAGCTCGAAGGCGAAGGCACGGCTGGGCTGGAGCGCGCGGCTAGATCTGGGCAGCGCGATCGATTGGAGCGTCGGCTGGTATCGCAGCTTCGCGCTGGGCGACAGTGCGCGAGCGTTGGTGGAGGCGGACATCGCCCGCTATGAAGCGTTGGTCGCGGCGTGA
- a CDS encoding class I SAM-dependent methyltransferase, with the protein MSAPACRLCAHPLGEPFIDLGLSPLSNALLGPADLAAPDVMYPLSAYACGRCWLVQVPAWAAPERIFRDYPYFSSYSTTWLEHVRRYAQAMRSRFGFGADSLVIEVASNDGHLLSEFAHEGVPVLGIEPARNVAEVAVQRGVPTVCEFLNVDAARRLRAQGYSADLLVANNVLAHVPALSDFVAALATLLKPDGVLTLEFPHLQQMLERVEFDTIYHEHYSYFSLATARRALALHGLTVFDVEELATHGGSLRVYAAHAGRRPQGAPVAALLRREEAAGLAREETYARFARQVERTRAELAGFVREIVAEGATIAGYGAPAKATTLLNYCGIGTGLLPYTVDRSPHKQGKYIPGVRTPIFAPEHIFETHPDYVLILPWNIADEVREQMAGVSRWGGRFVVPIPAPEVVA; encoded by the coding sequence GTGAGCGCGCCGGCGTGCAGGCTATGCGCTCACCCGCTGGGCGAACCGTTCATCGATCTGGGCCTCTCGCCGCTTTCGAACGCGCTGCTCGGCCCCGCTGATCTCGCCGCACCGGATGTCATGTACCCGCTGAGCGCCTACGCGTGCGGACGTTGCTGGCTCGTCCAAGTGCCTGCGTGGGCGGCTCCCGAACGCATCTTCCGCGACTACCCATACTTCTCGTCGTATTCGACCACGTGGCTCGAGCACGTGCGCCGTTACGCACAGGCGATGCGCAGCCGCTTCGGCTTCGGCGCGGATTCGCTGGTGATCGAGGTCGCCAGCAACGACGGCCACCTGCTGTCCGAGTTCGCGCATGAGGGCGTGCCCGTGCTCGGGATCGAGCCGGCGCGCAACGTCGCCGAGGTGGCCGTACAGCGCGGCGTCCCGACGGTGTGCGAGTTCTTGAACGTCGACGCTGCACGGCGTCTGCGCGCGCAGGGCTACTCGGCGGACCTGCTGGTGGCCAACAACGTGCTGGCGCATGTGCCGGCGTTGAGCGATTTCGTGGCCGCGCTGGCGACGCTGCTCAAGCCAGATGGTGTGCTGACGCTGGAATTCCCGCACCTGCAGCAGATGCTCGAACGCGTTGAATTCGACACCATCTATCACGAGCACTATTCATACTTCTCGCTTGCGACCGCCCGTCGCGCGCTGGCGCTGCACGGCTTGACCGTCTTCGACGTCGAGGAGCTGGCGACGCACGGCGGCTCGCTGCGGGTTTACGCCGCTCACGCAGGACGCAGGCCGCAGGGCGCGCCGGTCGCCGCGCTGTTGCGCCGCGAAGAGGCCGCGGGCCTTGCGCGCGAGGAGACGTACGCGCGCTTCGCGCGCCAGGTCGAGCGCACGCGCGCTGAACTGGCCGGCTTCGTGCGCGAGATCGTGGCCGAGGGTGCCACGATCGCCGGCTACGGGGCTCCGGCCAAGGCGACGACGCTGCTCAACTACTGCGGCATCGGCACCGGGCTGCTCCCATATACCGTCGACCGCAGCCCGCACAAGCAAGGCAAGTACATCCCCGGCGTGCGCACGCCGATCTTCGCGCCGGAGCACATCTTCGAGACGCACCCCGACTACGTGCTGATCCTGCCGTGGAACATCGCCGATGAAGTGCGCGAGCAGATGGCGGGAGTGAGCCGCTGGGGCGGGCGCTTCGTGGTGCCGATCCCGGCCCCTGAGGTGGTGGCGTGA